The following are encoded in a window of Balaenoptera ricei isolate mBalRic1 chromosome 1, mBalRic1.hap2, whole genome shotgun sequence genomic DNA:
- the SLC25A34 gene encoding solute carrier family 25 member 34 isoform X3 — MPLTRAQPAPGPEAMETVAPAVDLVLGASACCLACVFTNPLEVVKTRLQLQGELQARGTYPRHYRGFVASVVAVARADGLCGLQKGLAAGLLYQGLMNGVRFYCYSLACQAGLAQQPGGTVVAGAVAGALGAFVGSPAYLVKTQLQAQTVAAMAVGHQHPHQWLPEDSWLVALAGGMISSVAVVTVMTPFDVVSTRLYNQPVDGAGRGRLYGGLADCLVKIWRQEGPLALYKGLGPTYLRLGPHTILSMLFWDELRKLAGRAQHQGS; from the exons ATGCCCCTGACACGGGCACAGCCGGCCCCTGGCCCGGAGGCCATGGAGACGGTGGCTCCAGCCGTGGACCTGGTGCTGGGCGCCTCGGCCTGTTGCCTGGCCTGTGTCTTCACCAACCCCTTGGAGGTGGTGAAGACGCGGCTGCAGCTGCAGGGGGAGCTGCAGGCCCGGGGCACCTATCCTCGGCACTACCGGGGCTTTGTGGCCTCTGTCGTCGCTGTGGCCCGTGCGGATGGGCTGTGCGGCCTGCAGAAGGGGCTGGCTGCCGGCCTCCTGTACCAGGGCCTCATGAACGGCGTCCGCTTCTACTGTTACAGCCTGGCATGCCAGGCCGGGCTCGCCCAGCAGCCGGGTGGCACCGTGGTCGCGGGCGCGGTGGCAGGGGCACTGGGAGCCTTCGTGGGGAGCCCTGCTTACCTG GTCAAAACGCAGCTGCAGGCCCAGACGGTGGCCGCGATGGCTGTGGGACACCAGCACCCTCACCAG TGGCTCCCAGAGGACAGCTGGCTGGTGGCCCTGGCCGGGGGCATGATTAGCAGCGTAGCTGTGGTCACAGTCATGACCCCCTTCGACGTGGTCAGCACGCGGCTGTACAATCAGCCTGTGGACGGAGCGGGCAGG GGCCGGCTGTATGGCGGCCTCGCCGACTGCCTGGTGAAGATCTGGCGTCAGGAGGGCCCCCTGGCGCTCTACAAGGGTCTGGGCCCCACCTACCTGCGCCTGGGTCCCCACACCATCCTCAGCATGCTCTTCTGGGATGAGCTCCGGAAACTGGCCGGGCGGGCCCAGCACCAGGGCAGCTAG
- the SLC25A34 gene encoding solute carrier family 25 member 34 isoform X1: MPLTRAQPAPGPEAMETVAPAVDLVLGASACCLACVFTNPLEVVKTRLQLQGELQARGTYPRHYRGFVASVVAVARADGLCGLQKGLAAGLLYQGLMNGVRFYCYSLACQAGLAQQPGGTVVAGAVAGALGAFVGSPAYLVKTQLQAQTVAAMAVGHQHPHQNVLDALGTIWRQRGLAGLWQGVGGAVPRVMVGSAAQLATFASAKAWVQEQQWLPEDSWLVALAGGMISSVAVVTVMTPFDVVSTRLYNQPVDGAGRGRLYGGLADCLVKIWRQEGPLALYKGLGPTYLRLGPHTILSMLFWDELRKLAGRAQHQGS; this comes from the exons ATGCCCCTGACACGGGCACAGCCGGCCCCTGGCCCGGAGGCCATGGAGACGGTGGCTCCAGCCGTGGACCTGGTGCTGGGCGCCTCGGCCTGTTGCCTGGCCTGTGTCTTCACCAACCCCTTGGAGGTGGTGAAGACGCGGCTGCAGCTGCAGGGGGAGCTGCAGGCCCGGGGCACCTATCCTCGGCACTACCGGGGCTTTGTGGCCTCTGTCGTCGCTGTGGCCCGTGCGGATGGGCTGTGCGGCCTGCAGAAGGGGCTGGCTGCCGGCCTCCTGTACCAGGGCCTCATGAACGGCGTCCGCTTCTACTGTTACAGCCTGGCATGCCAGGCCGGGCTCGCCCAGCAGCCGGGTGGCACCGTGGTCGCGGGCGCGGTGGCAGGGGCACTGGGAGCCTTCGTGGGGAGCCCTGCTTACCTG GTCAAAACGCAGCTGCAGGCCCAGACGGTGGCCGCGATGGCTGTGGGACACCAGCACCCTCACCAG AACGTCCTGGATGCCTTGGGGACCATCTGGCGGCAGCGGGGCCTGGCGGGGCTGTGGCAGGGTGTGGGTGGGGCCGTGCCCCGGGTCATGGTCGGCTCGGCTGCTCAGCTGGCCACCTTCGCCTCCGCCAAGGCCTGGGTGCAGGAGCAACAG TGGCTCCCAGAGGACAGCTGGCTGGTGGCCCTGGCCGGGGGCATGATTAGCAGCGTAGCTGTGGTCACAGTCATGACCCCCTTCGACGTGGTCAGCACGCGGCTGTACAATCAGCCTGTGGACGGAGCGGGCAGG GGCCGGCTGTATGGCGGCCTCGCCGACTGCCTGGTGAAGATCTGGCGTCAGGAGGGCCCCCTGGCGCTCTACAAGGGTCTGGGCCCCACCTACCTGCGCCTGGGTCCCCACACCATCCTCAGCATGCTCTTCTGGGATGAGCTCCGGAAACTGGCCGGGCGGGCCCAGCACCAGGGCAGCTAG
- the SLC25A34 gene encoding solute carrier family 25 member 34 isoform X2 — MPLTRAQPAPGPEAMETVAPAVDLVLGASACCLACVFTNPLEVVKTRLQLQGELQARGTYPRHYRGFVASVVAVARADGLCGLQKGLAAGLLYQGLMNGVRFYCYSLACQAGLAQQPGGTVVAGAVAGALGAFVGSPAYLVKTQLQAQTVAAMAVGHQHPHQNVLDALGTIWRQRGLAGLWQGVGGAVPRVMVGSAAQLATFASAKAWVQEQQGRLYGGLADCLVKIWRQEGPLALYKGLGPTYLRLGPHTILSMLFWDELRKLAGRAQHQGS; from the exons ATGCCCCTGACACGGGCACAGCCGGCCCCTGGCCCGGAGGCCATGGAGACGGTGGCTCCAGCCGTGGACCTGGTGCTGGGCGCCTCGGCCTGTTGCCTGGCCTGTGTCTTCACCAACCCCTTGGAGGTGGTGAAGACGCGGCTGCAGCTGCAGGGGGAGCTGCAGGCCCGGGGCACCTATCCTCGGCACTACCGGGGCTTTGTGGCCTCTGTCGTCGCTGTGGCCCGTGCGGATGGGCTGTGCGGCCTGCAGAAGGGGCTGGCTGCCGGCCTCCTGTACCAGGGCCTCATGAACGGCGTCCGCTTCTACTGTTACAGCCTGGCATGCCAGGCCGGGCTCGCCCAGCAGCCGGGTGGCACCGTGGTCGCGGGCGCGGTGGCAGGGGCACTGGGAGCCTTCGTGGGGAGCCCTGCTTACCTG GTCAAAACGCAGCTGCAGGCCCAGACGGTGGCCGCGATGGCTGTGGGACACCAGCACCCTCACCAG AACGTCCTGGATGCCTTGGGGACCATCTGGCGGCAGCGGGGCCTGGCGGGGCTGTGGCAGGGTGTGGGTGGGGCCGTGCCCCGGGTCATGGTCGGCTCGGCTGCTCAGCTGGCCACCTTCGCCTCCGCCAAGGCCTGGGTGCAGGAGCAACAG GGCCGGCTGTATGGCGGCCTCGCCGACTGCCTGGTGAAGATCTGGCGTCAGGAGGGCCCCCTGGCGCTCTACAAGGGTCTGGGCCCCACCTACCTGCGCCTGGGTCCCCACACCATCCTCAGCATGCTCTTCTGGGATGAGCTCCGGAAACTGGCCGGGCGGGCCCAGCACCAGGGCAGCTAG